The following proteins are co-located in the Cutaneotrichosporon cavernicola HIS019 DNA, chromosome: 3 genome:
- a CDS encoding uncharacterized protein (P5-type ATPase cation transporter): MPDPPVADPDGRPVEDWTDGATDQAIAIAIEHRDRENPPDQGDSISGSLSQMDGGITPSSVTRTKWYGPGGSRRSSMASYRSSSGLWRQRSSTSMNRFRDVPQSPAASGVFIADSEDEGEYVGGTRFGRARRASSQIRQQRRARDSSVDYYSNRDYTPRDDYGRREDAEDASPPASPSMLQRVTSYLGGRRRGDEESGFINRRESVDSVGSNVSIRSRSMRSPSPVSSLDSWGYGGEDDDELNEGYTSSLADDTSLPPQSPPGSPRLPLVPVLGDDIFGQSTMQFDEEPKEFDESTVPSRQTILLPDEDLSIRFTCYRTDAFRNVIWWIGCICTLGALGLVGRWIPRMWVRFTGRETAFEDTREGAWLVVETPYGDLHIVNMEIISYPHPLSTVFPELATVPPSVLQSRAASRAGTHADPPLVATGDIEVGKTTWEEKTGHLKVMEYRYTRFALNPVTGKWCMIRDWRDPKWTSARAVANGLSARTRDQRRTLMGENNIDIAGKSILSLLMDEVLHPFYVFQIASIILWSLDNYYYYAFAIALISVASILSTLIATKRTIARMREMSRFHCDVNVLIDGAWHIVDCGDMVPGDIFDASDAELSVVPCDALLLSGDAIVNESMLTGESVPVSKGPVKDEALRAMAHEHKEGSSDIDPDLAKHYLFSGTKIIRVRAGARPAWAPPSDEPMALAMVTRTGFDTTKGALVRSMLFPKPLGFKFYRDSMNFIGVLAMIAGFGFAVSAIGFVKMGIAWHTIIVRALDLITIVVPPALPATLTIGTTFAIGRLRKSGIFCISPNRVNIGGKVNVVCFDKTGTLTEEGLDVLGVRTVDRLEGRFSELYAEVEEVPTQGGPNGRTPLLYALASCHALKLIDGEVLGDPLDIKMFEYTGWSLDEGQSRTVKGHGGGAERTQTLVQMVVRPPGSERWRMEDAHSQGCNLELGVIRSFDFVSALRRMTVIVKRLKSTSMEIYCKGAPEVMQDICDPASFPNDYEDMLSYYTRNGFRVIAIAGKSVEGLTWLKAQRMRREVAEHDLQFLGFIVFENKLKPGTAPNIHTLRAAHIACRMVTGDNVRTAVSVARECGLISHSASVYIPTFVPGMGMGEDAMLDWTSVDDERHKLDEYTLKPLADESNNIDDDDLPDYQLALTGDVFKWMLEWAPLETMNRMLVKGVIFARMSPDEKAELVERLQSLGYTVAFCGDGANDCGALKAADVGVSLSEAEASVAAPFTSRTPDISCVAEIIREGRCALVTSFSCFKYMALYSLIQFTTVTLLYSFASSLGDFQFLFIDLFIIIPIAVAMGRTLPYPKIFQKRPTASLVSKKVLTSIIGQTIINAGIQGLVFLWVQRQPFYEAPVVNPDELETFNYENTALFLVSCFQYILVAGVFSVGPPYRMPMYSNPSLMACLVALTSFSVYALLAPSKAVALVLDLIDLPSYFKLQLLGVAIVNVMLCFGYERFAERPIARTIARIKRWNRRRLGRKNHPDNHYKVIEGNMR, encoded by the exons ATGCCCGACCCACCAGTAGCCGATCCCGACGGCCGCCCAGTCGAGGACTGGACAGACGGTGCGACGGACCAggccatcgccatcgccatcgagcaccgcgaccgcgagaACCCCCCAGACCAGGGCGACTCTATCAGTGGCAGTTTGAGCCAGATGGATGGAG GCATCACACCGTCTTCCGTAACTCGAACCAAATGGTACGGACCCGGCGGGTCACGGCGTAGCTCGATGGCCTCGTAccgctccagctcgggACTGTGGCGCCAGCGCTCCTCAACTAGCATGAACCGCTTCCGCGATGTCCCCCAGTCACCAGCTGCTAGTGGCGTGTTCATCGCTGATTCAGaagacgagggcgagtacgTGGGTGGTACGCGGTTTGgacgcgcccgccgcgccagctctCAAATTCGACAGCAACGGCGGGCTCGCGACTCGAGCGTTGACTACTATAGCAACCGTGACTACACGCCGCGCGACGACTACGGGCGCCGCGAAGACGCGGAAGACGCAAGCCCACCCGCATCTCCGAGCATGCTGCAGCGCGTCACGTCGTATCTCGGCGGTAGGCGGCGTGGTGACGAGGAATCGGGCTTTATCAACCGCCGCGAGAGCGTTGACTCTGTTGGCTCGAACGTGTCGATCCGTTCACGCTCCATGCGCTCCCCATCGCCCGTATCCTCACTCGACAGCTGGGGTTACGGTGgtgaagacgacgacgagctcaacgaGGGGTACACCAGTAGCCTCGCGGACGACACATCCTTACCACCCCAGTCACCTCCAGGCAGTCCGCGCCTTCCACTCGTCCCTGTACTGGGTGACGACATATTTGGCCAGTCGACGATGCAGTTTGACGAAGAGCCAAAGGAGTTTGACGAATCAACTGTGCCATCCAGGCAGACAATCTTACTTCCCGACGAGGATCTCTCCATCCGCTTCACCTGCTATCGAACGGACGCTTTTCGCAACGTTATCTGGTGGATCGGCTGCATCTGCACGCTCGGAGCCCTCGGTCTTGTTGGGCGCTGGATCCCGCGCATGTGGGTTCGGTTTACGGGACGAGAGACGGCGTTTGAGGACACGAGGGAGGGCGCGTGGCTTGTCGTCGAAACGCCGTATGGCGACTTGCACATTGTCAACATGGAGATCATCTCATATCCCCATCCACTGTCTACCGTCTTTCCCGAGCTCGCGACCGTTCCGCCTTCCGTCCTCCAGTCTCGCGCTGCGTCTCGGGCCGGCACCCACGCCGACCCACCACTCGTGGCCACTGGCGAcatcgaggtcggcaagacgacgtgggaggagaagacCGGCCACCTCAAGGTCATGGAGTACCGCTACACCCGCTTCGCTCTCAACCCGGTCACCGGCAAGTGGTGCATGATTCGCGACTGGCGTGACCCCAAGtggacgtcggcgcgcgcagTTGCAAACGGTCTGAGCGCGCGGACACGCGACCAACGACGCACGCTCATGGGCGAGAACAACATCGACATCGCGGGCAAGTCGATCTTGAGCCTTCTCATGGACGAGGTCTTGCACCCTTTCTACGTCTTCCAGATCGCCTCGATCATCCTCTGGTCCCTTGACAACTACTACTACTATGCCTTTGCCATCGCTCTCATCAGTGTGGCGAGTATCTTGTCGACGCTGATCGCGACGAAGCGCACCATCGCACGCATGCGCGAGATGTCCCGCTTCCACTGCGATGTCAATGTGCTTATCGACGGAGCGTGGCATATCGTAGACTGCGGCGACATGGTCCCTGGCGACATCTTCGACGCCTCCGATGCCGAGCTCTCAGTCGTCCCGTGTGATGCGCTCCTGCTCTCAGGCGACGCGATTGTCAACGAATCGATGCTCACAGGCGAGTCGGTTCCCGTCAGCAAGGGGCcggtcaaggacgaggcctTGAGAGCCATGGCTCACGAGCACAAGGAAGGCAGTTCGGACATTGACCCGGACCTCGCAAAGCACTATCTCTTTAGTGGCACTAAGATCATCCGCGTCCGTGCGGGAGCGCGGCCAGCATGGGCTCCGCCCAGCGACGAGCCCATGGCACTCGCGATGGTTACGCGCACCGGCTTCGACACGACCAAGGGCGCGCTTGTACGCTCCATGCTCTTCCCGAAGCCGCTCGGCTTCAAATTCTACAGGGACTCGATGAACTTCATCGGCGTGCTGGCCATGATCGCTGGCTTCGGTTTCGCGGTCAGCGCGATCGGCTTTGTCAAGATGGGGATTGCGTGGCACACGATCATCGTGCGCGCCCTAGACCTAATCACCATTGTCGTGCCACCCGCCCTGCCAGCGACACTCACGATTGGGACAACGTTCGCTATTGGGCGCCTGCGCAAGTCGGGCATCTTCTGCATCTCGCCCAACCGCGTCAACATTGGGGGCAAGGTCAACGTCGTGTGCTTTGACAAGACGGGCACTCTTACGGAGGAaggcctcgacgtccttggTGTGCGTACAGTCGACCGCCTGGAAGGTCGCTTCTCTGAGCTGTACgcagaggtcgaggaggtgccAACCCAGGGTGGACCCAATGGCCGGACGCCACTTCTCTAtgccttggcgagctgccacgcgctcaagctcatTGATGGCGAGGTGTTGGGTGACCCTCTCGATATCAAGATGTTTGAGTACACCGGTTGGTCGCTGGACGAGGGCCAGTCGCGAACCGTCAAGGGCCACGGGGGTGGCGCAGAGCGCACCCAGACTCTGGTGCAGATGGTCGTGCGCCCACCGGGCTCGGAGCGGTGGCGTATGGAGGACGCGCACAGCCAGGGCTGcaacctcgagcttggtgtCATCCGGTCGTTTGACTTTGTCTCGGCTCTCCGCCGTATGACTGTCATTGTCAAGAGGTTAAAGAGTACCTCGATGGAGATCTACTGCAAGGGCGCGCCCGAGGTCATGCAGGACATCTGTGACCCTGCGTCCTTCCCAAACGATTACGAGGACATGTTGAGCTACTACACACGGAACGGTTTCCGTGTGATAGCGATTGCAGGCAAGAGTGTCGAGGGCCTGACGTGGCTCAAGGCCCAGCGCATGCGCCGCGAGGTGGCAGAACACGACCTCCAGTTCCTCGGCTTCATTGTGTTCGAGAACAAGCTCAAGCCTGGCACCGCACCGAACATTCACACTCTGCGTGCGGCGCACATCGCGTGCCGCATGGTGACTGGCGACAACGTGCGTACGGCCGTCAGCGTTGCGCGCGAGTGCGGCCTAATCTCCCATTCGGCCAGCGTGTACATCCCAACCTTTGTGCCAGGGATGGGCatgggcgaggatgcgaTGCTGGATTGGACGagtgtcgacgacgagcggcACAAACTGGACGAGTACACACTGAAGCCTTTGGCGGACGAGAGCAACAAtatcgacgacgacgacttgCCCGACTACCAACTCGCCCTGACCGGCGACGTATTCAAGTGGATGCTGGAATGGGCGCCGCTCGAGACCATGAACCGCATGCTCGTCAAGGGTGTCATCTTTGCGCGCATGAGTCCTGACGAaaaggccgagctcgtcgagcgactCCAGAGCTTGGGCTACACCGTGGCGTTCTGTGGTGACGGCGCAAACGACTGCGGTGCCTTAAAGGCCGCCGATGTGGGTGTGTCGCTCAGTGAGGCTGAGGCGTCGGTCGCCGCCCCATTCACGAGCCGTACACCCGACATTTCGTGCGTCGCCGAGATTATCCGCGAAGGCCGCTGTGCACTCGTCACCTCTTTTTCGTGTTTCAAGTACATGGCCCTCTACTCGCTCATCCAGTTCACGACCGTGACCCTGCTGTACAGCTTTgcgtcgtcgctcggcgACTTCCAGTTCCTCTTCATTGACCTGTTCATCATCATCcccatcgccgtcgccatGGGCCGTACTCTGCCGTACCCCAAGATCTTCCAGAAACGACCCACAGCCTCGCTCGTGAGCAAAAAGGTACTCACAAGCATCATTGGCCAGACGATCATCAACGCCGGCATCCAGggcctcgtcttcctctgGGTCCAGAGACAGCCATTCTACGAGGCCCCCGTCGTCAACCCAGACGAACTCGAGACGTTCAACTATGAGAACACGGctctcttcctcgtcaGCTGCTTCCAGTACATTCTCGTTGCCGGGGTGTTTTCAGTCGGCCCGCCATACCGCATGCCAATGTACTCGAACCCAAGCCTTATGGCTTGCCTTGTTGCCTTGACGAGTTTCTCCGTCTACGCACTCCTCGCACCGTCCAaggccgtcgccctcgtgctcgacctcatcgacctccCCAGCTACTTTAAGCTGCAActgctcggcgtcgctATTGTCAACGTCATGCTGTGTTTCGGATATGAACGGTTCGCCGAACGCCCAATCGCCCGCACCATCGCTCGCATCAAGCGCTGGAACAGGCGAAGGCTGGGCCGCAAGAACCACCCCGACAACCACTACAAGGTCATCGAAGGGAACATGCGGTAG
- the UTP21 gene encoding uncharacterized protein (Utp21 specific WD40 associated putative domain), whose amino-acid sequence MAPRASKRTKNERAPSPTRAASGTLPQSRLFAPFRALGYVSDHVPFSMFVHTPKGALAKPTVHVATSVGRSWLLWDAERMTLLFAGPDAGAPIVSLAQTGTEVFASAGARVIKYFRGKEAAEYLSPNGEELGQILLFGEQILALKADGSGLLVWNIASSELDNEITFHSSFTATTVMHPATYLNKVVVGSQQGELQLWNIRTGSLIHTFPAPSSASPVTTIVQAPALDIVGVGYSDGDIRVLDLKHGNLVMQMRMDEGSVTGLSFRMDGTPILASASSAGAIAIWDLSKGGRVLHTRRRSHEQAVNGLEWVQGQPLLVSSSADNSVKQWLFDSPTAEPRLLKLRTGHHAPPSCIRYYGEDGKQILTAGRDRALRYTSVVRDSRSYELSQGSLIKKAIGLGVSVDNLKYPPITAMSSSSIRSKDWEDVLTAHAEDASARTWRVADKRLGQWEFDVVDGDVQAVCVSACGNFGLAGSSTGEIRMWNMQSGKERKSFALSGPPQGDSKPKVMQQGKKKAKKAGKKTIEAITGLVTDALNTAVVASTLEGKLYFFDFHTTVRVEVMELDSSITALELQRDSGLLACVCDDLVVRLVDIETRRVVRELRGFKGRILDVAFTPDSRWLLATSLDSTVRTFDIPTGRLVDAFRVPSIATSLTFSPTGDFLATSHVDSLGVHLWANKAQFSDIALRHIPEDEDVPEIALPSVQGVDDAALAGLEPVGAPEYTDVYTTPDQLAEGLLTLSLLPRARWTTLLNLETIKARNKPKEPPKAPEAAPFFLPTVSGLEPRFDIAAAQTEDSSSRFAPAASFMESEFTRRLAREDEGGDYGAFFEYIKALSPSAVDLEIRSLVSLDHLGAFMGALLGRLRSHRDFEAVQAFLTVFLTVHGDVLIANAELRGTLEQLDAAQKKEGARLAELLSYSLGTLSFLRS is encoded by the exons ATGGCCCCACGAGCAAGCAAGCGCACGAAGAACGAGCGCGCACCGTCGCCAacgcgcgcggcctcgggAACACTTCCTCAAAGCCGCCTGTTCGCACCCTTCCGCGCGCTGGGATATGTGTCCGACCACGTCCCGTTCTCGATGTTCGTGCACACCCCCAAGGGAGCACTCGCGAAGCCAACAGTGCACGTGGCGACCAGCGTCGGCCGGAGCTGGCTCCTGTGGGATGCTGAGCGGATGACGCTTCTGTTTGCCG gacCCGATGCTGGCGCGCCGATTGTGAGCCTCGCGCAGACGGGCACGGAGGTGTTTGCGTCCGCGGGTGCGCGGGTGATCAAGTATTTCCGTGGAaaggaggccgccgagtACCTCTCTCCCAATGGGGAAGAGCTTGGCCAGATCTTGCTCTTTGGCGAGCAgatcctcgccctcaaggccgacgggTCGGGGCTCCTCGTGTGGAACATTGCGAGCTCGGAGCTGGACAACGAAATCACGTTCCACTCGAGCTTCACCGCAACGACGGTCATGCACCCCGCGACGTACCTCAACAAGGTGGTAGTCGGGAGCCAGCAGGGCGAGCTGCAGCTGTGGAATATCCGTACTGG atcGCTCATCCACACCTTCcccgcgccgtcgtccgcgtcgccaGTGACGACGATCGTGCAAGCGCCCGCTCTGGACATTGTTGGCGTCGGGTACTCGGATGGCGACATTCGCGTTCTCGACCTCAAACATGGCAACCTCGTGATGCAGATGCGTATGGACGAGGGATCCGTCACCGGCCTGTCGTTCCGCATGG acgGGACGCCAATCCTCGCATCTGCGTCGTCAGCTGGCGCCATCGCGATCTGGGACCTGAGCAAGGGTGGGCGGGTGCTGCACACGCGCCGGAGGTCGCACGAGCAGGCGGTGAACGGACTGGAGTGGGTGCAGGGCCAGCCATTGCTGGtcagctcgagcgcagACAATAGTGTTAAG caatGGCTCTTCGACTCGCCAACAGCGGAGCCACGGCTGCTGAAGTTGAGGACAGGACAccacgcgccgccctcgtgCATTCGCTACTACGGAGAAGACGGGAAGCAGATCCTGACGGCTggccgcgaccgcgcgTTGCGGTACACGTCCGTCGTCCGCGACTCAAGAAGCTACGAGCTCTCGCAAGGTTCGTTGATCAAGAAGGCGATCGGGCTTGGCGTCTCCGTGGACAACCTCAAATACCCACCCATCACTGCAatgtcctcctcttcaATCCGGTCGAAGGACTGGGAGGATGTCCTGACGGCGCACGCTGAAGACGCATCGGCGCGGACGTGGCGGGTCGCTGACAAGCGTCTGGGGCAATGGGAGTTTGACGtggtcgacggcgacgtgcAGGCCGTGTGTGTGTCAGCATGCGGTAACTTCGGCCTGGCAGGCTCATCAACGGGCGAGATTCGCATGTGGAACATGCAAAGCGGCAAGGAGCGGAAGAGCTTTGCGCTCTCTGGTCCTCCTCAGGGGGACAGCAAGCCGAAGGTCATGCAgcagggcaagaagaaggccaagaaggcgggGAAGAAGACGATCGAGGCGATCACGGGCCTGGTTACGGACGCGTTGAACACGGCCGTCGTGGCGAGCacgctcgagggcaagctcTACTTCTTCGACTTCCATACCACCGTGCGTGTGGAGGTGATGGAGCTGGACAGCTCGATTaccgcgctcgagcttcAGCGTGACAGCGGCCTGCTCGCTTGTGTGTGCGACGACTTGGTTGTGCGGTTGGTCGACATCGAAACACGTCGCGTCGTGCGTGAGCTGCGCGGGTTCAAGGgccgcatcctcgacgtTGCTTTCACACCTGACTCGCGCTGGCTCTTAGCCACCTCGCTCGACTCGACGGTGCGCACGTTCGACATCCCGACTGGccggctcgtcgacgcgttccGCGTGCCGTCCATTGCGACGTCCCTCACCTTCTCGCCAACTGGCgacttcctcgccacctcGCACGTCGACAGTCTTGGTGTGCATCTCTGGGCCAACAAGGCGCAGTTCAGCGACATCGCCCTCCGCCACAtccccgaggacgaggatgtgcCCGAGATCGCCCTGCCATCCGTGCAAggggtcgacgacgcggcaCTGGCTGGCCTTGAGCCCGTGGGCGCACCAGAGTACACGGACGTGTACACGACGCCAGACCAGCTTGCCGAGGGCCTGCTGACCCTGTCGCTCCTCCCCCGCGCGCGCTGGACAACACTCTTGAACCTCGAGACGATCAAGGCACGCAACAAGCCCAAGGAGCCACCCAAGGCGCCCGAGGCCGCGCCTttcttcctccccaccgTATCTGGCCTTGAGCCTCGCTTCGACATCGCCGCAGCGCAGACCGAggactcgagctcgcgcttcgcCCCTGCTGCCAGCTTCATGGAGAGCGAGTTTACGCGCCgcctggcgcgcgaggacgaagGCGGCGACTACGGCGCCTTCTTCGAGTACATCAAGGCCCTCTCGCCGAGtgccgtcgacctcgagatcCGCTCGCTCGTGTCGCTCGACCACCTTGGCGCATTCATGGGCGCGCTGCTCGGCCGCCTGCGGAGCCACAGGGATTTTGAGGCCGTTCAGGCTTTCCTGACCGTTTTCCTGACAGTGCACGGCGACGTGCtcatcgccaacgccgagctgAGGGGAACACTGGAGCAGCTGGACGCCGCAcagaagaaggagggcgcGAGGTTGGCCGAGCTGCTGTCGTACTCGCTTGGCACGCTGTCATTCCTGCGCTCGTAG
- the SLU7 gene encoding uncharacterized protein (Pre-mRNA splicing Prp18-interacting factor) translates to MQRLPAETSDRIATSAYRAKKQLAELTGKADDDDVNPHVPDFIAKAPWWADTGSGAAPNMAHQRKDTSLKSTINQWYDRGTAGPAATKYRKGACENCGAMTHKRKDCVERPRRRGAKFTGKNIAADEVTQAVPRDFDAKRDRWNGYDPSTYKQVVDEYEAEEEARRAVREAELAEKSMEEKKKDKAEDDEFGSDDDEDDVPEARYAEEADQVGQKFDTKTRMTVRNLRIREDTAKYLLNLDPESAHYDPKTRAMRDAPEVGKKAEDLRFAGDNFDRYSGDATNMQRLQMFAWQSAQRGHNVNMHSNPTAGELLHREFNEKRNVLKDTTKQSILEKYGGEEHLERMPAELLGGQTEHYVEYSRAGEVIKGMEKAKARTKYQEDVYVNNHTAVWGSWFDRDSSAWGYACCHSLVPGSYCTGEAGKMANQESSAQALLDMKGEEEEEEEEVPVKSLVEMHRERMAKGEVLDKGKGKKASEYARYDDDSEAIALDKARLNAAVAAEKKRKTLGEEEAWEASKKAKQDVTKEELEAYRLGRQAFDDPMANYQDQS, encoded by the exons ATGCAGCGCCTCCCGGCCG AGACCTCGGACCGTAtcgcgacgtcggcgtaccgcgccaagaagcagctcgccgagctgacAGGCAaggcggacgacgacgacgtgaaCCCCCATGTGCCCGACTTTATTGCCAAGGCACCATGGTGGGCGGACACTGGCAGTGGCGCCGCGCCCAACATGGCACACCAGCGCAAGGACACATCGCTCAAATCGACGATCAACCAGTGGTACGACCGTGGAACTGCTGGCCCAGCCGCGACCAAATATCGGAAAGGGGCGTGCGAGAACTGCGGTGCCATGACACACAAGCGGAAAGACTGCGTTGAacggcctcgccgacgcggcgccAAGTTTACGGGAAAGAATATCGCCGCTGACGAGGTGACACAGGCTGTGCCGCGCGACTTTGATGCCAAGCGCGACAGGTGGAACGGATACGATCCCAGCACGTACAAGCAGGTTGTGGATGAGtatgaggccgaggaggaggcgcgtcGTGCTGTCCGTGAGGCCGAACTCGCAGAGAAGAGcatggaggagaagaagaaggacaaggccgaggacgacgagtttggcagtgacgacgacgaggacgacgtccCGGAAGCAAGGTATGCCGAAGAGGCCGACCAGGTTGGGCAAAAGTTCGACACAAAGACGCGCATGACTGTGCGTAACCTCCGTATTCGTGAGGATACGGCCAAgtacctcctcaacctcgaccccgagagCGCGCATTACGACCCCAAGACGCGTGCGATGCGCGATGCTCCAGAGGTCGGCAAGAAGGCTGAGGACTTGCGCTTTGCGGGAGACAACTTTGACCGCTATTCTGGTGACGCGACGAACATGCAGCGCCTGCAAATGTTTGCGTGGCAGAGCGCACAGCGCGGACACAACGTCAACATGCACTCGAACCCAACTGCTGGAGAGTTGCTGCACCGCGAGTTCAATGAGAAGCGCAATGTTCTCAAGGACACGACCAAGCAGAGCATACTCGAAAAgtacggcggcgaggagcatCTCGAACGCATGCCGGCCGAGCTGTTGGGCGGGCAAACGGAACATT ACGTCGAGTATTCGCGTGCAGGCGAAGTGATCAAAGGCAtggagaaggccaaggcgcgcACAAAGTACCAGGAGGACGTGTACGTCAACAACCACACGGCTGTATGGGGCTCGTGGTTTGACCGCGACTCGTCGGCATGGGGCTACGCGTGCTGCCATTCCTTGGTGCCAGGATCGTACTGCACCGGCGAGGCTGGTAAGATGGCGAACCAGGAGAGCtcggcgcaggcgctcTTGGATATGAAaggcgaagaggaggaggaggaggaggaggtgcccGTCAAGAGTCTGGTCGAGATGCACCGGGAACGGAtggccaagggcgaggtgctggacaagggcaaggggaAAAAGGCCAGCGAATATGCCAGGTACGATGACGATTCGGAAGCCATCGCACTCGACAAGGCCCGCCTCAACGCTGCCGTGGCGGCtgagaagaagcgcaagacgcttggagaggaggaggcatGGGAGGCCagcaagaaggccaagcagGATGTCAcgaaggaggagctcgaggcgtACCGTCTCGGTCGGCAGGCGTTTGACGACCCGATGGCCAACTACCAAGACCAGTCAtag